Below is a genomic region from Ictalurus punctatus breed USDA103 chromosome 12, Coco_2.0, whole genome shotgun sequence.
TAATCTGCATCCAAGCTTCCATCCGTCTTTTCAAGTCCATACAGGTTCCCCAAATTTATTTTCCGTTAGGCGTTAAATGAAACTTCAGGAGTACTCCTGGAGACCTGATTGAGCTCGTTATAAAGTCGGCTGCTCTCTGCATTGAGGGCACTGAAAAAGAGTCCAATCAGGGAAAGCGTACAGCTCATTCAGCTGGAACTGTAAAGGGAAAGTGAGCAGCTGAGGGACAGAATCACTGAAATATCATTTACCCCAGGGTGTAGAATATATTTTAGAATACTGGAGAGGGTTATATATTCATACAGCTTAAATTTCTTTCCTTTTGCCATTTTTCCCACATATACACCTCCTGGCTCACTCCCTGTGGAATGTAATgcaataacaacacaaacactgaGCGAATTGTGGTAAGACATAATGAGTACAAATAGACTTGTCTTACCACCATTTCTTCAACCGTGCTAAAGCTGatgaaataaaagtaaacaaataaaatatcatcTGCTGAATCAAAAAATCAATCTTTGgcttaaaaaataatagtaaatattTACAATCGCGTTTCATTAACGGTTTCTTCTGTTTCCTAATCTCATCGGTAGTATTGAAATTTTCAAGAAAAAGTGgccaatataatttttttaaaaaggaagaaagaagaaagaacatTGTTTATCTGGTCTgtagcgccctctgctggtctAACTGTGTAGCGCCAGAGTAAATAAATAGCCACTCATTATTTTAATTGATATTATTGATATAAATTGATATTGGTATGTGTGTAACTACTGCCATTTGAggaaatttataataataataataataataataataataataataataataataataataatatttttcttatcataaattgtctgtggtgtgagtgtgtgattgtgtcctgtgatctacaatggatataaaaaagtctacacacccctgttaaaatgacaggtttCAGTGTTGTAAAAAATGCAACCGAGATAAATCGTTCCAGAGCTTTTTCcgccctcaatgtgaaattacaagatgtaatacgtcttcaaaattcacaaaaggacaagacacaaactgaccagggaggctgccaagagacctatggcaacattaaaggagctgcaggaatatctaacaagtactgattactttCTGCATCGCTCGTATTCTTGACTATGTGTACATGTCTGGGGTTTGGGGTAGGGAGGCTAGACAGAAGTcctttttcacaaaaaaacatccaaataCAACTAAATCACCCAAAACAATGTGGCAAAGTTTGTTATGGAATGATTTTTGAGTGGGAAAActttgccaagtcaagatgtgccaagaTGTGCCTGATATACTGAGAGGTGTAATACAATCAAAGAGTGCTTCAATTAAGTATTAGTtcaggggtgtgcacacttatacaATTAGGttgtttaaagtttttttctctctgaaatGTGTCTGTTTGGATTTCAACGTTATTTGCACAGGTCATAATTTTTACATTGAAGGCAGAAATGTTCTGATATGATttatctttatttcatttttggggGGCATAACAAAAACCTGTTGttttaacaggagtgtgtagaCCTTTTATAtccagcatgtgtgtgtgtgtgtgtgaaaatagtGAGCCACTCCTTATTTGCACTGATATTAATGGTATGTAAATAAGCACTGCCATTTGAGAAAAtagataagaagaagaaaaagaagaggggaATACTAAGTAGATcatatttttaaagttttagACTGCATAAAAACGAACAAGATAAACACAATGAAGTAAATAATGTAtcagacttcttttttttttttcgtctttAACATTTAACCTTCCTATTATGTTAGGGGAAAAAGTTACCTACATTATGTtgtgggtcaaaatgacttccacggtttaaatacacacacattaaaaaaaaaaacagcaatgaGAAAAAGCGAGATTtatcagtatttcagacatctcaaatgtggaaatgagtCAAATTGACCCATAATATAATAGGATTGTTAAAATGTGTTGTAACAcagagttgggggttcgatttccgccgctgtcctgtgtgtgcggagttcgcatgttctccccgtgttgcgggcgtttcctccgggtactccggtttcctccccagtccaaagacatgcacgctAGGCTGTTGGCATGTccgaattgtccgtagtgtacgaaCGAGTGTATGaacgtgtatgtgattgtgtcctgcgctggattggcaccctgtccagagtgtcccccaattgtaccccatgctccctgggataggctccacgttccccacgaccctgtaggataagtgctatagaaaatggatgtatgtatTTGAttagtaatatatttttttaaaaagggcgTGTCAGTGACGTAGTTCTCAAAGTGTCAATCAAAGGGAAAGTCCAGTTGATTGGTGATGAATCTAGTAGATGTtttaagtctttttattttattttattttattttttttataactaatCATGGATTCGTTTAAGTTTTCCTTTTGGagaactaatttttttttttttttttttttaaggttaaaTAAGAgctagataaaataaataaataaataaataaataaataaactatccTACTAAGCAGCATGACGTGTAACCCAGTCCAATGTTCGTGTGcatgaatgaaaaagaaaagtatcCTCTGCGACAGTTGCACGATTGCATCAGGACGTATTTTGTGTACTGTACACTTCAATAACAGGCCTGAAATGTGGAAGAACTCGTCCTCAGCTTTCCATAAACTGTAAACTGATAAACCGTCACCATTCCTTCATGTCGCTAAGGAAGTATGAGAagtatgaaagaaaaaaaaaaaacacacacaagtcGCTCGCGCCTGGAACGCAGGCAGGCTGGGACAGGACTCGgcagtgggcgtggcctataGTCGAGAGGGCGTGGCTGTTTGTATTCACCAGAAACAGTACACAGAGAAAAGCTCGCAGCTCCAGGTAAGCTGGTACAGGGTCACCTGTTAGACTGTGGCTTTGAACAGCAGGATTGCGTGTGCGAACTTTTAAAACTCAGTATCCTTTGAAACTGACTGAGGAAGTTGAGAAAGAttgtgtgagaaagtgtgtgtgtgagagtgagtgtgagtgagagaaaagCGTCCAGCACTCAAGGAGGGACCTTACCATGTGGAGAAGAAGCCTGGAGTCACCTTAAGGTATTGTTCATAAACAGCATATAATTCTCACTAATAGATGAACGTTAGAATAGCtcttgtgatatatatatatatatatatatatatatatatatatatatatatatatatatatatatatatatatatatattagttgtataagtttttaagaaagaaaagaagaagaagaaaaaccccttGAGCTTTAACTTCACTGAAATGCTGAGTATTAACTGGGATATGAACTGTTTGTGTTGTGAAATCCAGCAGCTACATTCTGGTCCACGATTAAAAACAATGTAAACACTTGCTTGTTGAATGTGTAATGCTGCCTGTCGGCTCtgaagtgtgtaaatgtttcaGACATAAACATAAACTTCTTTATCATAAACTACATTATCCAAAGCCAGTCTATCAAGTAAGGTgttctgtcacaaaaaaaaaaaaaaaaaagtttgtactGCTGACATTTAAAGTAATTCCCCTTTGAGCCTTGGGCTCATTTTCCTAGATTTATAAATTGACTACAAGGAACctacttcagtaaaaaaaatccctcagTACTTGAAAAGACCTGAGCTCAATTTATCATCAGTCCTTATCTAAGTTTTCGCAGAGCTGTGGTAATTCTTTAAAActcgtcatttttttttctcagtctctctcacagAATAAGTAGCCATGCGTCGCTTCAGTTCAGAAGGATCCCTCCTGGACCTGGACTGCTTTCCCTGGAAGAGCGCACCTCAGAAGGATGCCCGctgtgatgaagaagaagaagaagaagaagaagaagaacctaTAAGAAGAAGCACGTATAAGACCCCGCCGTGCCAGGATGACCGAGTGGATCACGGAGCGGCGTCTCTGCCCACCACGCCGACCGCTTTGCAAGACCCCAAGAGCAGATCGGCGAAGGATCACGCCAAGGAAATGAGCTATAGTATTGAAGATCTTCGAGACCTAGACATACCGTCTGGTCTGCTCAAGGTCTCCAATCTCAACGAAAGCTTCAGAGCGTACAGTGACAGTCAGCTGGCGCCGCACTCCACCAGCAGCGATGAGAGCGCAGAGAAGGACGACGTTCTGTCCCCGTGTTCGCCGTCTACGTCCACGCTCAACTCCTTCTGCTGTAACTCAGGCTTGGGGACGCACCAGAATCCGCACCATGTCCGGTCCAAGCTGTCGTCTGCCAAATTACATCTGAAGAGTCTGTTTTGGCAGGTAAGAGGGGAATTGAACTCTCGTTTTTTCAAGCctcggtatatatatataggaggTGTTTACCAACGTCATGTCCTATTACCAATAGAGATCTTTAATGAAAAAGCCAGAAGTGATGGTGGAAA
It encodes:
- the si:ch211-152p11.4 gene encoding regulator of G-protein signaling 3, producing MRRFSSEGSLLDLDCFPWKSAPQKDARCDEEEEEEEEEEPIRRSTYKTPPCQDDRVDHGAASLPTTPTALQDPKSRSAKDHAKEMSYSIEDLRDLDIPSGLLKVSNLNESFRAYSDSQLAPHSTSSDESAEKDDVLSPCSPSTSTLNSFCCNSGLGTHQNPHHVRSKLSSAKLHLKSLFWQSPHASNPSLRVPEPREQESSAKQRRSRFTKQWSQVGHAKTRLSRAEMEKWAESLDVIFNSRVAVSVFGAFLRSEFSEENLQFYMACEQYRQSSNNFSLGRRAKEISATYIQPGAPREVNLDSKTRDLTLQLLKAPSHTSLCHAQKRIRGLLEFDSYPRFLQSNIYLTLLQDAH